From a single Phragmites australis chromosome 7, lpPhrAust1.1, whole genome shotgun sequence genomic region:
- the LOC133924415 gene encoding amine oxidase [copper-containing] zeta, peroxisomal-like, with the protein MASAQEKAAACCGAARGGGAAIPVRAIAASPAGKVSMAAGDERVAASAGGGAVIEEIAAVHPATAKASSKGIPIMTRAQRSHPLDPLSAAEIAVAVVTVRAAGRSPEERDSMRFVEVVLLEPEKNVVALADAYFFPPFQPSLLPRTKGSAVIPSRLPPRRARLVVYNKQSNETSIWIVELSEVHAATRGGHHRGKVISSGVVPDVQPAMDAMEYAECEATVKSYPPFIEAMKRRGVDDMELVMVDAWCAGYYGDADAPSRRLGKPLIFCRTESDSPMENGYARPVEGIHIVVDMQNNAVIEFEDRKLVPLPPPDHLRNYTPGETRGGVDRSDVKPLIINQPEGPSFRINGYFVEWQKWNFRIGFTPKEGLVIHSVAYVDGSRGRRPIAHRLSFVEMVVPYGDPNEPHYRKNAFDAGEDGLGKNAHSLKKGCDCLGYIKYFDAHFTNFTGGVETIENCVCLHEEDHGILWKHQDWRTGLAEVRRSRRLTVSFICTVANYEYGFYWHFYQDGKIESEVKLTGILSLGALMPGESRKYGTTIAPALYAPVHQHFFVARMDMAVDCKPNEAYNQVVEVNAKMESAGPHNVHNNAFYAEEKLLKSELQAMRDCDPSSARHWIVRNTRTVNRTGQPTGYRLVPGSNCLPLALPEAKFLRRAGFLKHNLWITPYKSDEMFPGGEFPNQNPRIHEGLPTWVKKDRPLEETNIVLWYVFGLTHIPRLEDWPVMPVERIGFMLMPHGFFNCSPAVDVPPASSDADVKEAESPKAIQNGLISKL; encoded by the exons ATGGCCTCAGCTCAGGAAAAGGCGGCGGCCTGCTGCGGCGCTGCTCGTGGAGGTGGTGCCGCCATCCCCGTGCGGGCGATCGCGGCGTCCCCGGCAGGGAAGGTCTCCATGGCCGCGGGCGATGAGCGCGTGGCCGCGTCGGCCGGCGGAGGCGCCGTGATCGAGGAGATCGCCGCGGTCCATCCCGCCACCGCGAAGGCCTCCTCCAAAG gGATACCTATCATGACCAGAGCCCAGAGAAGCCACCCTTTAGACCCATTATCTGCTGCTGAAATTGCTGTTGCTGTAGTAACTGTAAGAGCTGCTGGAAGATCTCCTGAG GAAAGAGACAGCATGCGTTTTGTTGAAGTTGTGCTGTTGGAACCAGAAAAGAATGTTGTGGCATTAGCTGATGCCTACTTTTTCCCACCTTTCCAACCATCACTGCTCCCTAGAACCAAAGGTTCTGCTGTTATTCCAAGCAGGCTGCCTCCTAGGAGGGCCAGGCTTGTTGTCTACAACAAACAATCAAATGAGACAAGCATTTGGATAGTAGAACTCTCTGAAGTGCATGCAGCTACTAGGGGTGGACATCACAGAGGCAAGGTGATATCATCTGGAGTTGTTCCAGATGTTCAGCCTGCAATG GATGCTATGGAGTATGCTGAATGTGAAGCTACTGTCAAAAGTTATCCCCCatttattgaagctatgaagAGAAGAGGCGTGGATGACATGGAGCTTGTTATGGTAGATGCCTG GTGTGCTGGCTACTACGGCGATGCTGATGCTCCCAGTCGCAGACTTGGCAAGCCTCTAATATTTTGCAGAACTGAGAGTGATAGCCCCATGGAGAATGGTTACGCACGTCCTGTGGAAGGGATTCATATTGTTGTTGATATGCAGAATAATGCTGTGATTGAGTTTGAAGATAGGAAGTTGGTTCCTCTACCCCCACCTGATCATTTGAGAAACTACACTCCTGGGGAAACAAGAGGTGGAGTTGATCGAAGTGATGTAAAACCGCTTATTATCAATCAGCCTGAGGGCCCAAGTTTCCGCATTAATGGCTATTTTGTGGAATGGCAGAAG TGGAACTTCCGTATTGGCTTCACCCCCAAAGAGGGTTTGGTTATCCATTCTGTTGCGTATGTTGATGGTAGCCGTGGACGTCGACCTATAGCTCATAGGCTGAGCTTTGTTGAGATGGTGGTTCCTTATGGAGATCCAAATGAACCACATTATCGCAAGAATGCATTTGATGCTGGAGAAGATGGACTTGGAAAAAATGCTCATTCTCTTAAGAAG GGGTGTGACTGCTTGGGctatataaaatattttgatgCACATTTCACAAACTTTACTGGTGGCGTGGAGACAATTGAAAACTGCGTTTGTTTGCATGAGGAGGACCACGGAATCCTTTGGAAACACCAAGATTGGAGAACTGGTTTAGCAGAAGTTAGGCGATCAAGGAGGCTCACGGTCTCATTTATTTGCACAGTTGCAAACTATGAATATGGTTTTTACTGGCATTTTTATCAG GATGGCAAAATAGAATCAGAAGTAAAGCTTACCGGAATTCTCAGCTTGGGAGCTTTGATGCCTGGGGAATCAAGGAAATATGGCACAACCATTGCCCCTGCTCTGTATGCACCTGTTCATCAGCATTTCTTTGTTGCCCGTATGGACATGGCTGTTGATTGCAAACCTAACGAGGCTTATAATCAG GTGGTTGAGGTTAATGCTAAAATGGAAAGTGCAGGACCACATAATGTGCATAACAATGCTTTCTATGCGGAAGAGAAGTTGTTGAAATCTGAGTTGCAAGCAATGCGAGACTGTGACCCATCATCTGCGCGCCATTGGATT GTAAGGAACACGAGAACTGTAAATCGTACTGGGCAGCCAACTGGTTACAGGCTCGTGCCTGGTTCAAACTGTTTGCCGTTGGCTCTGCCGGAGGCCAAATTTCTAAGGAGAGCTGGGTTCTTAAAGCACAACCTCTGGATCACGCCATACAAGAGCGACGAGATGTTCCCTGGAGGGGAGTTCCCCAATCAGAATCCGCGTATTCACGAGGGTTTACCTACATGGGTTAAGAAGGACAGACCCCTGGAGGAGACAAACATTGTTCTCTG GTACGTGTTCGGGCTCACCCATATCCCAAGGCTGGAAGACTGGCCGGTCATGCCAGTGGAGCGCATCGGCTTCATGCTCATG CCGCACGGATTCTTCAACTGCTCGCCTGCAGTCGACGTGCCTCCTGCCTCTTCTGACGCGGATGTCAAGGAAgccgagtcgcccaaggccatCCAGAACGGCCTTATTTCCAAGCTGTGA